From the genome of Brassica oleracea var. oleracea cultivar TO1000 chromosome C4, BOL, whole genome shotgun sequence:
CCTTTTTAAATGTCCCCTCTATAGAAACTATTTCTTACCACAAAATAAGTTTATAAAATCAAAATAACAATCATTTTAATAATAATACAATTGCAATATAAAAGATGACTGGAAAATATACATGATGGAGAAAGTTTAAAACACTTGAACCAATATTAATAGGAGAAACCGAACAGAGATGATTTAGATAAAGCAAAATTAAAGATTAAGATTTTATTCAGTAGGTTAGGGGTTAATAGTGAAATAGAAAACTTGGGGGTAAATCTGGTTAAATATAGAAAATATAGGGGGGGGGGGGGGGGAATAGAAATAATAAAATATACCATTGGCCTTTTGACCTAGGACGACGCCAATAGAAAAACAAAGAAACGGAAACCATGAGTGATGGCAAGGAGAAGATCGGATGTTTCATGGAAGCCCTAGAATCTTTCTTCATCAGCGGTATAAACGGGGATGATGTTCCACATTCTAATGGGAATATCATCAGTGTAAGTTCCTCTCTTTGTGTTTTGTGTAGAGTCTTTGATTTTTCCTTAGGTTGGATTTGGAATTTTGAATCTAAGTTTGAGGTTCATGACTTAGCTTGATTCTGATTCTTCAACTCACATTTTGTTTTAATCTTCAGTTATACCAAACAGAATATGAAAGAGCCAAAGTCTATGAAGATAAGATGAAAGCACGTTTGAGATATGCCTATGCCTAGGGATGTTAACTACAGGGTTAGGCCCAACCCTCTTTTGTTTATTATAAGCTCAGCCCTATTTTAACCCAACCCTATTTTAACCCTATTATAATCAAGGGTTAGGGTTGGTACTAGGGTTAACTCATTTAATTGAAAAAAATATTTCATTTATTTTTGTTATTAAATTTTAAAGATAAAACTAGATTAATTAAGATATGATATGATTCTTTCCTCCAATTTGTTGAGCATCAAAATCAAAAGTTTTCCTCCCAAAATCGCAAAATCGAGTTTTTACTCCACAACTAAGAATAAAATTTTTCCGTCAAAAAAAAAAATTGTGTTTTTTTTCGCCAAAACCTAATGAGTTTTTCCACCAAAACCACAAAATCAAGTTTTCCGCCGAAACCGGCAAATCGGGTTTTCTCGCCGAAACCGTAAAATCTAGTTTTTCCGCCAAAATCGCAAAATCGAGTTTTCCCGCCAAAACCGCAAAATCGAGTTTTCCCGCAAAAACCGCAAAAACCGCAAAATCGAGTTTTCCCGCCAAAACCGCAAAATCGAGTTTTCCCGCAAAAACCGCAAAAACCGCAAAATCGAGTTTTCCCGCCAAAACCGCAAAATCGAGTTTTCCCGCAAAAACCGCAAAAACCGCAAATCGCGTTTTCCCGCCGAAACAGCAAAAACGAGTTTTCCGCCGAAACAGGCAAATCGGGTTTTCCCGCCAAAATTGCAAAATCGAGTTTTTCCGCTGAAACCGCAAAATCGAGTTTTTCCGCCAAAACTAAAACCGCAATATCGAGTTTTCCCTACAAAACCGGCAAATCGAGTTTTCCCGCCAAAACCGTGAAATTGAGTTTTACGGGTTTTCCAGAAAAACTTAATTTTACGTTTTCACGGGAAAATTCGATTTTGAGGTTTTGGCGAAATACTTGATTTTGATTTTTTGGCGGGAAAACTCGATTTCGAAGTTTTGACGAAAAACTCGATTTTGCGTTTTTGGAAGGAAAACTCGATTTTGTTGTTTTAGTTGAAAACTCGATTTTGCGGTTTCGACGGAAAATTTCGTTGTTCAGTTTTTGGCGAGAAAACTCGACTTTAAGTTCTTTTTGATGAAAAACATTATTAAATATTGTATAATAGTTGTGTGAATCAAAATAAAAGGGTTAGAATTTAAACCCTGGTCCTATTAGGGCCAACCCTATTTGAACTCTATTTAAAAAATGAGGGTTAGGGTTACAAATGGGTTTGCAGGGTTAGGGCTAACCCTGTTAGGTTGAGCTCATATTAACATCCCTACCTATGCCCTCACCTAAATCCAGTGACGTTCAGCATGGGATAAGATGAGGCTGGTAACATCAGAACAACATCTAAAAGTTCAGTTGAATCACAATATTTAGGCACTGCGCTCTTTCTGGCTCCTGAGATAGTGAACGGGTCAGAGGATATTGACCAGAAGGTAAATCTGTAGAAAGTCCGTAGAAGTTAGTCGACTTTTATTTTGCAAGTGTTTTTTTCTCAGGGGGATTTATGTTTTTGTTGCAGGTTGACATATATAGTTTAGGAATTGTGTTCTTTAGAGATTTGGCATCCATTTGAAACCGCAATGGAGCGGCATGTTGTTCTAACCAAACTGAGAAATGAAGGGATATTGCCTGCAGCATTGGAGACCAAGCATCCTATTTTAGCTGAGCAGTTGAGGCTCATGGTATCTGACAATCCAGATGAGAGACCGACTGTGGTTTTGGTGTTTTCTGAGGCGTGAAGAACATAGGAAAATACCAAAAGAAAATAGTTGATCTAGTTGACTTGAACTAGTTCGTATGTTAATGCGCTACGAGGATTTTGTATGTTAATGCGCTATCAGGATTATGTAGTATGTTTAAGTGATTGCATATGTTTTATGATGGATTTATGTAAGGACACATCTCATATGTGACGGAGACACTTAAGAGTTTGTGTGTTAATGCGTTATCAGGATTATGTAGTATGTTTTATGATGGATTTATGTAAAGACACATCTCATATGCGATGGGGACGTGTCTTGTTTCTAACGTGAATAGGGAAGCTCGCTTTTGAATATTCAGTGTATTAAGAAATACAACCCCAGGAAAAAAATGCTAAAATGCTCAAATGTTCATCTCTCTACTATCTACTTGACTTTTAAAATGTCATCAAACGGCTTTGCTAGAGTGATGATGTTACATCACCTGAAGCTCAACAAACAAGCAGAAGACATATCTGAGCGTTATAGTCATTATAACGAAACATTTTGGAAGGTTTTGCTATTATAATTAATAAAATAGAGAAACTCCTTTTTTAACAGATTAGTTTGTTGAAGCACTTGAAAAAAAAGAGAGACAGAGAAACAGAACCGTCAAAAGATGGTTCCATACATTTTTTGGATGCCTAAGTAAATTTATCTAAAATCTTAGACCGGTTAGGTGCAGGAGGTTTGAAATCTTCAATCCTCAGACCTGAGCTCCTGTGAATCTCAACAAAAGCTTCTTCTCCTGCTTCTGACTTTATCGTCTCCAAAACACTCCCAAGAACATCACCTCCTAACCCAAACTCCATCAGACTTCCTGGTTCTTCTCCTCCTTCACGTATTAACCGACCAATCTCTGCCAATGTCACTACTTTCTCTGTCACACTTTTACCAAAGATTTTGCCTAGAAACTCTGCTGCTTTTGGAGCATCATTCACAGCATCCTCCAGGGTCGTCAAAACAGTTTCAAACCTGTCATCAAAAGAGCCAAACAGATTTTTTAAAGGAAGAAAAAGACAAGTGATCATCAAAGTGATTTCTTTTACTTACCCTTTCACTAGTTGGGCTTCGGTTAAGACGTTGTCAGCAGATTTCACAAGGTTAACAAGGAGCTTGGCCAAGAGATCTCTTTCTTTGTCTTTTCTCTCGAAAGAATCAGTAACCCACAGAGAAATCATTGTTGGGTGGAAAGCTGGTGAATTTATGTCTTTCATGCATAAACCAATCTCCTTCTCATCTCGGGCACTGCACAAGAACACACAGTAATTGAAACTCACCAAAGTACCCTTTTCTAAAATAGGTGACTACAATAGGCACAGAAAGAACAGACAGGAACTAACAACAACACTATAATAAGTAAAAGGAGACATACTTAAAACTCACATGTGGTAGAAAACTAAATAGCGCGTACTTACCAGTCAGTTTATTAACATATTCATCAGATATATAATCTATTAAAATCAAGGAACAAGTGATCATCTTCCGTTTTTTTTCACCAATTCTAGTTTACCTACTTCAAGAATCAATTGTACTCTTAACTGTAAATGAATAAACCTTAACTGAAGCAAATTGTCTCTGCTGAGATTTTTTCACGAGTGAGTGATATGCTCAATGTAGCAGTATGCAATGACTAAAAGATGAACAAAACATATGACCAGATAGGAAGGATAAATATAGTACCTGTAATATTCCTTAATGGCAGACAAGGACATATCTTGTAATCGTTCCTCGGACAACAAATTTTCTCGAGGGCTGTTTACTGCTGACGATGGTCCTTGCTGTACTTGCCTAGCAGATGACACTTCTGATGACGGATCAGAAGCACGAGAAAACTCCCTGTGCACATAAGTTGATCCCCGCTCTTGAGGACTTGACCGTCCGTGAGTAACAGGACTTGCAGGTCTTAGTGAGCCAACACCATTCAAACCTCCAGCTGGTCGCCTAGGATCAGACTGCATAGTATTTGACACTACTGCAGGCTTCCTAAACGACATTCCTTGACCAAGACCACCTTGAGGGCCCAAGGTAATAGGCTCCTCACCAACTGACCTTTGAGACATTGGAACCATCCTAGGCTCATAGGCTGACCTTTCATCAAATCTAATGTCCTGGTTATTATTATTATAGCCACGACCTTGGGATGGTCCATGATAACCACCCATTTGGGCACTCGGAGGTGACAGCATTCCTCCTCCTCCTCCCCTAGGACTATACTCCATATGCCCTCTTCTTCCTGACACATTCATTGAGGGTCCACGTGATAGCCTCTTAGCTTGAGTTTGGCGTTCTTGTGCAGCATCTCTATGCACTTCCTCTATTTTCTTTGGCCCTTCAACCTTCATTCTCTCCTGCCATTTATTCTTTCTCAGATCGATGGCATTAATCAACATGAACCTCACCCTAGAAGACAATTCTTCTTTGCCTGATAGCATCTTCATTCTATCAAAATATCCATCTATATAAGCCTTAGCTTTGCTATGATCGATCATAACTCCTATCGTACTCATTAGTTTACACAGAGCTTCAATGTTCTCTTCATGTGGATCCTGTTCATACCCGAGCAGTTTTTGGATGCATGCGTGCATGATCTTCTCAGTCAACATCCTCTTCTTGTATAACTCACCAATAAGTCTAATATTACCGAGCATTCTCCTACGCACTTTAAGTCTCTTCTCTTCCCTCTCCTCCTCAGTTTGTTCTACTTGTCCTTCTTCAGCAACTCTACTGGCTTCTTCCTCTTCTTTCTCTCCTCTCTCAAATTCCTCCTGACACTTATTGAGTAGCAATCTTTTGAAGGTAACCTTCTCACCGTCCTCATTTAATTCAGGTAACGCCCCAGACAAATGTACACAGAAATCTGCATACATCTCACAGAAGGTAGGCTCCATCAAAGCCTTGTCAAATATCTGTGAGATGACACCAGTAAGCGTAACAACGTTGTCAATATTGACACCTTTAACTTGCTCAAACAGCTTCTCAAAGTTTTGTGGAGTCAGCTTGTTCAAGATGCCCTTTAACTGCCTTTGCTTTGCCTGTTCTTCATCTGTAACAGTACCAACTTGGTATTTTCTCTCAGCTCTGTGCATCACCTGCATAGGAGTATGCGGAGAAGGAAAAAGCCCTTTCTGTTGGAAATTTGAACCTCGTTGCCACCTGTCTAAGTCGTTTCTGCCCATCGGACCCACAGGTTGCATCGGTCTAGACATAATCGGTCCCTGCTGCATACGAGGGTTTCTTAGAACTCCTGAGTTTCCTCCTTGACCAGTTCGGAAACCTGAGTTACCTCCATGTCCTAAGGGAAGAGAACCCTGATTCTTCGCCCACCTATCATCAACCATATTGATGGGACGTCGACCACTACTACCTTGCCGATCCATAACCTTTCCATGTTCATGATGAGGCGCACCCGTATTAGCAAATATCAAAGAGTTAGCAATATCAGGCGAAACGTCAAAGCCCTCAGGAAGAGCAGTAAACATGTCTGCAAACTTAAGGAGGAAATCGCGGGAGTATTTCTTTTCCGTATTACTGCAGCTGTCTCTGACCTCATCTGCGGAACCTGGATTTCCCTGCACACTTTCAAGCTTTGGTGTGGAAACATCAGCTGCATCTTCCCAGTTTTCCGGTTCATTTTTCACTGGTTCAGCATCCACGCTGGCCTCAACAACATCTATGGCAGGTGCCAGCTTCTCGTTTGAAACATCAGAGCTCTCCGAAGGCATTGCAATCTCTTTCTTCTCCTCAGGCCCTTTATAAGCCATATAGAGATCAGAAGTTGTCCCCGCAGCATCTGCTTTCTGAAGAATTTCTTTTATTTTCTTCTTTCCTTTGGTAGAAGTAGTTCTTCTTATGTTCGATTCAAAAGCAGGTTTATCCTTGGAAAGAGAAGCTGGGGTAGATGTCAAACTATTACTAGAATGTCCA
Proteins encoded in this window:
- the LOC106341694 gene encoding eukaryotic translation initiation factor 4G, translated to MSYNQPRPTDNQQYRPTGRSAGYQQQQQQPHRSSAAGYGRGAGAGARPAPASSATVDPSNRSFKKPQGGQHQPRVNLPPVNHSVSNNHNGPNVQSRSQGASGEPVANSTSGAIPKAPTSQSPAVNSKSTEAQNTVKVSGDPSKAFAFQFGSLGPDLMKIPARTSSAPPNMDEQKRAQMQQASLKAAPNVPASVPKNNSPNKAADNQVMRKEGRNPSSDKADVQVHHMSPLSQTQKSPITHIRMPSVQTPYQQHPQVPHPVHFGAPPNMHMQPPNVAPTSFQMPMPMGLPMGNTPQIQQQVFFPSLSSHPMHHQGMMHQAQGHGFAGPMGAQIHPQMGHVGVGMSPQYPQQQGGKYGGGRKTTPVKITHPDTHEELRLGGRGDPHQDGQPQGPKSHPNTPPRSHPVSAFAPRPLNVIQTSFSSSPMMYPPVSVPFNSGPMSSAQAPRFQFSVGDGSQRVQFTNQSAPHVSSDSSSVKAHVTSSALPAPGRVTVKQAATSEETNVALSQKKAETGSLDSLQQTKPGSVSALSNSSAPPAKAPVETVTVATNSVEDQTQTCKVEPSHNATEVHGQTPVSDLETKAIVAKENSPLPATNGVEKQNVPASDSPDTKIDKTAEDLNCDERTISGKQVEESLISDEKLESVSGVLEKAQNEVDGATDISSDSEKVAAKVADDTTSELPHSTHTQSSTVPVGHSSNSLTSTPASLSKDKPAFESNIRRTTSTKGKKKIKEILQKADAAGTTSDLYMAYKGPEEKKEIAMPSESSDVSNEKLAPAIDVVEASVDAEPVKNEPENWEDAADVSTPKLESVQGNPGSADEVRDSCSNTEKKYSRDFLLKFADMFTALPEGFDVSPDIANSLIFANTGAPHHEHGKVMDRQGSSGRRPINMVDDRWAKNQGSLPLGHGGNSGFRTGQGGNSGVLRNPRMQQGPIMSRPMQPVGPMGRNDLDRWQRGSNFQQKGLFPSPHTPMQVMHRAERKYQVGTVTDEEQAKQRQLKGILNKLTPQNFEKLFEQVKGVNIDNVVTLTGVISQIFDKALMEPTFCEMYADFCVHLSGALPELNEDGEKVTFKRLLLNKCQEEFERGEKEEEEASRVAEEGQVEQTEEEREEKRLKVRRRMLGNIRLIGELYKKRMLTEKIMHACIQKLLGYEQDPHEENIEALCKLMSTIGVMIDHSKAKAYIDGYFDRMKMLSGKEELSSRVRFMLINAIDLRKNKWQERMKVEGPKKIEEVHRDAAQERQTQAKRLSRGPSMNVSGRRGHMEYSPRGGGGGMLSPPSAQMGGYHGPSQGRGYNNNNQDIRFDERSAYEPRMVPMSQRSVGEEPITLGPQGGLGQGMSFRKPAVVSNTMQSDPRRPAGGLNGVGSLRPASPVTHGRSSPQERGSTYVHREFSRASDPSSEVSSARQVQQGPSSAVNSPRENLLSEERLQDMSLSAIKEYYSARDEKEIGLCMKDINSPAFHPTMISLWVTDSFERKDKERDLLAKLLVNLVKSADNVLTEAQLVKGFETVLTTLEDAVNDAPKAAEFLGKIFGKSVTEKVVTLAEIGRLIREGGEEPGSLMEFGLGGDVLGSVLETIKSEAGEEAFVEIHRSSGLRIEDFKPPAPNRSKILDKFT